AATTGACGAATAGTCAGGATGCAGTTACCGTTTTAAAGTTAATGGATAAATTTTCTTTAACATCAACAGAGAAGGAATTGGTTTTATTGAATCCTGCATATCTGGACCTGGAGAAGTATGTGAAGCAAAAATTCACAGCCGACgtaaggaaagaaaatattCGATTTaaaagttggaaaagagCACTATTTGAAAGACAGGACAAGTTCAACAGAGATATTGATCAGATTCACGACAGAGTTCACCgtcttcaacaagaaattAAGAAACTTGGTGGTGAAGAACCTTAAGTAATAGCTTTGATAATGGTATTTATATGAATTAGTGTTTATTCATTTATATGTGTTGGTAAATATTACAATTCCGGAGGAACTGAGTTGTTGGGCAGGATGTCTGTGTTAACACTGAAAGCTAATTGATAACCTTCGCCCATTAAAGTCCTAAGAGTATCCATGGATGCAATCATCATAACTACCCTGCTGtctccatcatctcctcttttgtctttattttctttgtaGACTTCGGTGATTCTTTTGGTAGTGTTAGTGGGAACTTCCCGAAGCTGCTCTACAGTTTGGTTGAGTCTGTTTCTAGTCCGATTGACACCAACGTTGATTATTcgataagaagatgatatctGATCAAGATTTCCATCGATCAATTCAGATGGATTGATGGGGTCTTCAGGATAATTcagattgatgatctttatCAAATTCTCATTGACAGTACGATTTGTAGAGTTGAGAGTAGTGGTGAATGGACTGGTCAGCATATCTCTGATATCTCTCATTCGTAAAGTCTTCACTTGAGGGACGGCTTTGTCAAGTGAACCAAGAATCTGATTATCAATATACTCATCGACGATTATACTATAAGTTTTGGCAGGGCCCGAGAATGCCATTCTATACAACAATGGTCTGATGAGTCTTGGCATTGGAATAGAGTGCAGAATTTTGATCCATGAGTTGGCGATAGGATAGGACTTGAGATGTATATAGGTTTTTGTTTCTTGAGGAGCTGGTTCCATCTTTATAAGCTCCCCATTGGTTTCCTCAGTGTGGACGACCAACTGGTTTTCAAAAGACATCACGCTTGAAATAGATAAGTGTGAGTGTGGTTCTATGTAGTTCTGTGTAGGTAAGTGTAGGCAAGTTTTGAGAAAGCCAAGAGATTCTGGTctgttttgttttcttaGGAGACTTTAGAAAGCAATAGCAACAGTTAGCGCCCAAAGTGCAACAGCCACTGTGTCTATTGAAAATCCTCGCAGAGACTTCCAAATCGGGGGTGGTTTTGGCTATGCGTTCGCGATAAGCTCTTTTTTCTGAATCGGGTAATAAGTAAATAAATATGTTTATAAGAGAAAAAAACTAggagaaaaatatatatatatacaaaTCACTTAACACAAAGGTCAAACGACCAGGATCGACagagtcttcttcaattaaAAACTTATTTCACTTCAAACTGGTCAAATTGACGTCAAATTGACTCAAAGGTTATTCcccttttttcttgcttaTTTGCTACACACTTTTATATCGCTGAATTATGGGACTAGGGACCAAACAGACTACAGTGACAGGGATCAAGCTGCACAATCAATGCCTAAAGTCTGGTACCAGACATTTTAGTATGCTGGATGACTTTGAATCTGGCAATACAAACTTAAATGATATCATAGAAATACCTCTTGGATCAGGTGACAAGTCTCTAGCAACAGGGAGTACAAGCGCTGGGCCTAAAATGGATGGTGAAGCCATGCAGggcttcaatttcaatgAGTACTTAGTGAAATTTGCACTAAATCGATCCGTTGTAATGGATTATACGTATGGAAATACTATTCGGAAGTACTCGGAGGTTAATTTAGACTTCAATAATGTAACGAAAACCACTgtggaagaggatgaagaggaagacaaagatggagatgattcaCTTGATTTGGATACCCAGGTGCGGTCGAATCACTTTGATAACTATAAGGACAGTAAGGAAGTGGTGGAGATGGATTTTGGCAGGGATATAAGGAAGTTTTTAGATGAGAAAGAcaaggagaaaaaagaatactccaaagaagatgacatATATGGCTTTAGTTTCACTCAGTCCTATCAATCCCGGCCAGAAATATACAACGATGATGCATACTATAGAAACCAGCATCAGGATAACGCAAAGAAATCTCCAGGAAGAGTGTGCAGTCCTACAcatagaagaaagacaCGGCCTTGGAGGTCAAACATCAAGGTGAGAAAAAACCTTCTCAATTTGATAGTGGAGTCATCAGACGGGAGCCTGGATGATGCAACAAAATACGCCACGGAAATCAACTCGCAAAACTCTTCGGGTATTCCACTACCAGAGAAGACGACGGAATTGGTAACTATACCCACCACGGGACAGAGTATAGGAGGAATAAGGAAGGCAGCAATTGTAAGAGCTACCATTGCAAAGGCTGGTGTTAGTGTCAGTGAGGGTGAAATGCgggtaaagaaagaagaggagcaTGCAGGATTTTATACAgcaaaggagaagatgaagtttGTGAAGGCTAAAGAGAGTGTGAATGTGGATAAAGAGAATGCGCCCGTCGTGTCCACGGGAAATAAGGAGAGGTTGCTTACTCAGAGTGGAAGAGGAGTTAAGTGGGCCAGAACATTGGAATGGTAAGCGACCGTTCAATTTATTCACTTCTATGAACATTATATACCAATTGATACCTTTATAACGTGCGCGATTTATTATGAGGTTACAGTTCATTCACCCTCCTCAGGTGAGTGGATTGATGCTAGGTATTCGTTCATCCTAACTTCAATAACCTCTTCAGTTATTCCCTCTTCCCTAAGCTgaattctcttctcttccatcaTCCTTAAGATATTATCGTGTATCGGTAAATATCTCTCTTTGGGAGCATACCATGGCCTTTGCCAATCTTTATGTATATCATATATTTTAGGAATGCAGCTCTGATCTCCCCATGACCCATCATCCTCTGGTGAGCATATACattcattttcaatcatcatctctgaACTTCCGTCGCATTGCAAATTAGGCTTGTGTAAATATCCAGTGCTGGTAAAATGCTTCAACCTATTATGTGGTAATAGAATTGACACCGCTATTGAATGGATTGGCGCATCGCCCCACCTCTCATAATAAATACCCCCCTTGTGGTCCataaagttgaagaagtggtTGTATTTGTCGCTTCTAAAGAAATCTAGATCGCCGATTTCAAAGTTCGACCAAAAATGGCACATATTAAACGtctttccatcatcatcggtcagaaacagaaaatTGTTATCTTGGGCAATACGTTCGGGATACTTCGCCATATATTCGAGTGCAGAATTCCATAGCGTGGGCACCGTAGTATGCAATTCTAAAGGTGCCAATGTAAATCCATAcattttattttcttttctcatcaCCTCAAATGGATCATACTTAATCGAGCATTTGAACTCAACGTCCGGTTCCACCCTCCAAAAGTATCTGTACTTCTTCATAGCCTCCAAGCGATAGAAGACGCCAGAGAAAAATCGGCACATATGTCTGTAGGATTCACTACCCCCGTACTTAATCTGCTGCCGTtgcatctttcttctggccTGGTCAGCTTTGGCCCGATCGATGAACTCGGGATAGTTCCACATTTGCTCAGGTAGATGAACAAACGTTACACTTCCAGAACATAGGTTTTTCACCTGATTCTGGAAACTCTCCGTGAATTTTTCATCGTTGGCAAAGATCCATCCATAATGTTTGAACTGATTGAATCTATCCTCGAAATTTCGGATGGTTCGTAACATATCGTAGAGCTCGCCGTTCCGTACGAGACTAAACAAGGTAGCATTTTCTCTAACCAAGTCTTCTGTGTAGTCCTTATGATAGATAATGGTCTCTCCATCGTCTAACGTCTCCTTTCTCTCACTGAATTTGGAATTAGGTGCGCTAAGTAGATGTAAGCGCGAGTCGTCCCTGGTCTGATACACGTCCCTTGTCTGATACGCGGGGCTCCCGGGATTTCCGGAGTTCTGTCTGATGTTCCATATCACTAGTATCAAAAGAGCAGTACTGAGTAGTACTGATGCCCTTAATCGTAGTGGATTCATTCTGaatgaaggaggaagaagtgATCATATAAGGTTCTTCGCGAAATAGATCGTCACCTGTTTCATTTACTCTGTTTACGTGTTCATGACTTATGACTTTTATTACTATTTAGCTATACTAATTCTGTTCATTTCAAGACTGATTAACACAATCCGACATCGTACATCCGGCGGAAGCATCAACCATACAATGAATGTTCGATGAGGAGTCGTTCTTACCAGCATTACGTACAGAAGCACTCGATTCCAATAACGCAGTACTTTCGTTAGCTGTAGCACTATTTGCAGAAGCCGAAGAAGTTCCGGCCAAACCTGGAAGATTCTGAGATGATGAATACCTTTTTGGAAGCATGTTAACTTTGGCGTAATAGTCTGAGAACTCCGGCTGAATGGTAGCACTGTGAATGCCGTAATCATGGAGGTGGGATTTGAGGTTAGAGGCCACTGCCAAAAACTTTTCTGGAGAGCAGTTGAGATCAACGTGCATTGTAGCGATCAGGTAAGACTCTGTGAGGTTCCAGATATGGAAATCGTGGACAGAAATCACCTCTGGTATGTGCAGAATTGCATTTTTCACCTCATCCGAGTCGATTGTTATAGGAGATCCTTGCAACAAAATTCTGGATGATGACCTACATAGTGGTAGGGCagtggagaagatgatacaggtaatgaaaagagaaactaAGGGATCAAAGTAATATTTGAATTTGTAGTCTgtcttccaaatcaaaaTGGCGGTAACCATCACTCCCACGTTACCTAGCGAGTCTCCTAAAACGTGTAAGAATACTCCCTCCATATTTAGAGATCTAGTCTTCTGTCCTTTCTTTCGACGTCTTCGAGCAAGATGAGCGGGACTACTGTTTGGagacgatgaagaggacaGGCTAATTTCTCCTGATGCAGAA
This sequence is a window from Brettanomyces nanus chromosome 3, complete sequence. Protein-coding genes within it:
- a CDS encoding uncharacterized protein (EggNog:ENOG41), whose translation is MGLGTKQTTVTGIKLHNQCLKSGTRHFSMLDDFESGNTNLNDIIEIPLGSGDKSLATGSTSAGPKMDGEAMQGFNFNEYLVKFALNRSVVMDYTYGNTIRKYSEVNLDFNNVTKTTVEEDEEEDKDGDDSLDLDTQVRSNHFDNYKDSKEVVEMDFGRDIRKFLDEKDKEKKEYSKEDDIYGFSFTQSYQSRPEIYNDDAYYRNQHQDNAKKSPGRVCSPTHRRKTRPWRSNIKVRKNLLNLIVESSDGSLDDATKYATEINSQNSSGIPLPEKTTELVTIPTTGQSIGGIRKAAIVRATIAKAGVSVSEGEMRVKKEEEHAGFYTAKEKMKFVKAKESVNVDKENAPVVSTGNKERLLTQSGRGVKWARTLEW
- a CDS encoding uncharacterized protein (CAZy:GT15~EggNog:ENOG41), whose translation is MNPLRLRASVLLSTALLILVIWNIRQNSGNPGSPAYQTRDVYQTRDDSRLHLLSAPNSKFSERKETLDDGETIIYHKDYTEDLVRENATLFSLVRNGELYDMLRTIRNFEDRFNQFKHYGWIFANDEKFTESFQNQVKNLCSGSVTFVHLPEQMWNYPEFIDRAKADQARRKMQRQQIKYGGSESYRHMCRFFSGVFYRLEAMKKYRYFWRVEPDVEFKCSIKYDPFEVMRKENKMYGFTLAPLELHTTVPTLWNSALEYMAKYPERIAQDNNFLFLTDDDGKTFNMCHFWSNFEIGDLDFFRSDKYNHFFNFMDHKGGIYYERWGDAPIHSIAVSILLPHNRLKHFTSTGYLHKPNLQCDGSSEMMIENECICSPEDDGSWGDQSCIPKIYDIHKDWQRPWYAPKERYLPIHDNILRMMEEKRIQLREEGITEEVIEVRMNEYLASIHSPEEGE